From the Nodularia sp. NIES-3585 genome, one window contains:
- a CDS encoding four helix bundle protein, which translates to MTSYQIRSYQDLTVWQEGMNLAEACYELTMTFPKEELYGMTSQIRRASTSIPANIAEGYGREYRMEYIKFLRIAQGSLKELETHLLLSCRAKIRLTDPQSASPILKQCESVGRLLRALIRSLQKKENRE; encoded by the coding sequence ATGACAAGTTATCAAATTCGCTCTTATCAAGATTTAACAGTTTGGCAAGAAGGCATGAATTTAGCTGAAGCTTGCTATGAGCTAACAATGACGTTTCCAAAAGAGGAACTCTACGGAATGACTTCACAAATTCGTAGGGCATCTACATCAATTCCAGCAAATATTGCTGAGGGTTATGGAAGGGAATATCGCATGGAATACATAAAATTTTTACGAATAGCACAAGGCTCTCTCAAAGAACTAGAAACTCATTTGTTACTATCGTGTAGAGCCAAAATTCGACTTACAGATCCTCAATCAGCCAGTCCAATTTTGAAACAATGTGAATCTGTAGGAAGACTACTCCGGGCGCTCATTCGTTCTTTACAGAAAAAGGAGAATAGGGAATAG